From one Paramormyrops kingsleyae isolate MSU_618 chromosome 1, PKINGS_0.4, whole genome shotgun sequence genomic stretch:
- the LOC111856103 gene encoding terminal nucleotidyltransferase 5C, which translates to METLKMTTMAEAMSSRDSESCSVLSWDQVNRLNEVLTGAVPVHGRGNFPTLEVRLKDIVQIVRNRLEQKGIVVRDVRLNGSTASHVLVQDNGWSYKDLDLIFRVDLPNEAEFQLIRDVVLGTLLDFLPDGVNKEKITPMTLKEAYVQKLVKVYTDLDRWSLISLSNNEGRNVELKFVDSIRRQFEFSVDSFQIVLDSVLSYYDLSENPMSQHFHPTVVGESMYGNFAVALDHLKNKLIATKRPEEIRGGGLLKYCHLLVRGFQPTDQDEFKALERYMCSRFFIDFPDIVEQQRKLESYLQSHFIGEEKSKYDYLMILHRVVNESTVCLMGHERRQTLNLISLTACRVLAEQNAIPDASSVTCYYQPAPYVRDLNFSNYYVASCSQSIPTWLPCN; encoded by the coding sequence atggaaacattgaagatGACAACCATGGCAGAAGCTATGAGCAGTAGGGACTCTGAGTCCTGCAGCGTGCTGAGCTGGGATCAGGTGAACCGCCTGAATGAGGTGCTGACGGGGGCTGTGCCTGTGCACGGACGAGGCAACTTCCCCACCCTGGAGGTGAGGCTGAAAGACATTGTGCAAATTGTTCGAAACCGCTTGGAACAAAAAGGAATAGTAGTGAGGGATGTGCGTTTGAACGGCTCTACTGCCAGCCACGTGTTGGTTCAGGACAACGGATGGAGCTACAAGGACCTAGATCTAATTTTCAGGGTGGACCTTCCAAATGAGGCAGAGTTTCAGCTCATCAGAGACGTGGTGTTGGGCACCCTTCTGGATTTTCTGCCAGATGGGGTGAACAAGGAGAAGATCACGCCTATGACCCTCAAAGAGGCTTATGTGCAGAAACTGGTGAAGGTCTACACCGACCTTGACCGGTGGAGCCTCATTTCTCTGTCTAACAATGAGGGACGAAATGTGGAGCTAAAATTTGTTGATTCAATCCGCCGTCAGTTTGAGTTCAGTGTGGACTCTTTCCAGATTGTTCTGGACTCTGTTCTGTCTTACTATGATCTCTCTGAGAACCCCATGTCCCAGCACTTCCACCCCACTGTGGTTGGAGAGAGCATGTATGGAAATTTCGCCGTTGCACTCGACCACCTGAAAAACAAGCTGATTGCCACCAAGCGGCCAGAGGAGATCCGTGGAGGGGGGCTGCTAAAGTACTGCCACCTTCTGGTGAGGGGCTTTCAGCCCACTGACCAGGACGAGTTCAAGGCTTTGGAAAGATATATGTGCTCCCGCTTCTTCATCGATTTCCCTGACATTGTGGAGCAGCAGAGGAAGCTGGAGTCCTACCTGCAGAGCCACTTCATCGGCGAGGAGAAGAGCAAATATGACTATCTCATGATACTCCACCGGGTTGTGAATGAAAGTACAGTGTGCCTTATGGGACATGAAAGGCGTCAGACCCTCAACCTGATCTCCCTGACTGCTTGCCGCGTGTTGGCAGAGCAAAATGCCATACCAGACGCCTCTAGTGTCACCTGCTACTATCAGCCTGCCCCCTATGTCAGAGACCTGAACTTCAGCAACTATTATGTGGCCTCCTGCAGCCAGTCAATTCCAACATGGTTGCCATGTAACTGA